A segment of the Asinibacterium sp. OR53 genome:
TTAGTAACAATGAATCAGCCATTTTCAATATTCCAGTTAACAGAATCGGACATTGATTTGTCTACAATTGACAGCAATAAAAATTATCCCCATAATCATGATTACGAAGAATTAATTATCGGCGTTGAAGGGGATGTGGAACATTTTATTGACTATAAAAAGGTCAGTCTCAAATCTCCCTTTGTTAGTTTTGTGGCTAGTGGTAAGATGCACGCGGTGCAGCCCCGCCTGGTAAATGGAAAATGTAATATATGGGCCTTAAAGTTTCAAAGTGATTTTATTCCCCAAACCACTTTCCGGCTGTATTCATATTACCATGATCACGCTAACTTTCAAATTTCAATGGCCGTTACAGCCAAGCATATCTTTGCTCTCCTGGAAATGATCGTTGACGAAACACGACATGAAAAATCAAATTTCACCGTTATCCGTCATCTACTCGCCGCTCTTTTTGCCATCATAGAATCTGAAAAAAAGAACATAGAACAGGAGAAAGGTATTGTAACAAAAGAAAACGAAACGTTCAAACAATTTCTCATCCTGCTTGAAAGTCATTATCACGAGCATGTAGGCGTCAAATTCTATGCGGACAAGTTGTTTATGTCAGCGAGAAATCTCAACAATATCTGTCATAATATCCTTCAAAGGAGCGTCATTGAAATAATAGAGCTCAGAAAACTGATCGAGGCAAAGAACCTGCTGATCAACACCGAAAAATCCATTTCAGAGATTGGTCTGGAAGTTGGCTACAATGAGAATACTTATTTTACCAATGTGTTCAAAAAGAAATCCGGTCAGACTCCTTCTGAATTCAGGGCGGAAATGAAAAGGTTGATTTCCTGAATCAATAAGAATAACTTTCCGTACCACCCACGGGCCATATCAAAAAACTACTGCGATGGTAAGCCAGGGAGCGTGGTGAGTGTTCGGCCGGTATGCTAACTCCATTTACGCAAAAAATCATAATTTATTTTCTCAAAAGTGTAATTCCCTGTTTTATGTTGTTCGTAGCTTAACTATGACAAAGAATCATCTGCAAATTCATTTCTGGATTAATAGTTAAACTATGAAATCATTAGCAAGCAAAATAGCCCTGATTACCGGGGCAGGTTCTGGTATCGGTAAGGCTATTGCTTTACTGTATGCAGCGGAAGGTGCGAAAATAGTTGTTTCAGATATTGCCGAGGCAGGCGGACAAGAAACCGTGGCGGCTATAAAAACCCGGGGTGGGCAGGCTATTTTCGTAAAAGCAGACACTTCCAAAGCGGGTGACAGCAAACATATTGTAGACGAAGCAGTTAAAACATTTGGAGCCCTGCACATCGCCGTAAACAATGCCGGGATCGGCGGGCCGTTGGCACCTGTGGGTGAATACCCGATTGATGGTTGGGACAAAGTGATTGCCATCAACCTCTCCGGCGTATTTTACGGGCTTCGTTACCAAATCCCCGCCATACTCGCCTCAGGTGGCGGCAGCATTGTAAATATGGCATCCATACTGGGCAAGGTAGGTACCAGGGGATCAGCCGCTTATGTAGCTGCAAAACATGGTGTGGTAGGACTTACCGAATCGGCCGCGCTGGAATACGCAGACCAGCGAATCCGGATCAATGCAATCGGGCCGGGATATATTACCACCCCTTTACTGACCAATTCATTGACCAAGACGCAAATGGATGCATTGGTTGGTCTTCACCCGATGGGAAGACTCGGCACATCAGAAGAAGTAGCTGAACTGGCCCTTTGGCTGAATTCAGATAAAGCATCTTTTGTCACCGGTTCATATTACAATATCGACGGCGGCTATCTCGCACAATAACCATAACATACATATTTTAAAAACCCTTAAACCTAAATAACCATGAGAACAATTCCCTCAATCAAGACCATTATCCTGTTATCGACAGTAGTGCTTACCGGCATATTGGCAGGCTGTTCAAATATGAACGGCAATTCAAAAGAAATGCAGGCAAAAATTGATTCCATGCAAAACATTTTGAAAACAATGTCATCAGACACCCTGGAAAGTCACCTGACAAAATTCGACACCCTGGACTATGTCGTCTTCACAGGGCAGCAGTGGGCCCGTTTTCATGAAACCCATTCAAATGATATTATTGTAAACTGGCCGGATGGTCATCATACGAACGGACTTGCCAAGCATATTGAAGACATGATCACCATGTTTGTGTATGCCCCCGATACAAGAATTAAAGTGCACCCCATCCGCTTTGGGAATGCTACAGGGGAATGGACCTGTGTTACCGGGGTTATGGAGGGCACATTTACCAAGCCGATGCCCTTGGGAAATGGGAAATTCATTCAGCCAACAGGCAAATCATTCAAGATCCCTATGTGTACAGTTGGTCACTGGAAAAATGGCTTGATGATCGAAGAATCATTGTTCTGGGACAATCAAACTTATATGAATCAAATGGGATTGGGAAAATAAAAACAATCTTACAATAAAACAACTTACAATGAAAAGCATCAACGTGTTCAATGTAAAAGTTGGCCTCGCTTTTTTCCTGTTTGTAGAGTTGGTTCCAGGGACCATTTTTTCACAAAACCAGGACTCACCGGAAAACTGGCCTGCTTATAACAGGACTTATAACGGAGAACGTTATTCGCCATTAAAACAAATTACAACAGCGAATGTCAAACAACTCCGGCTCCTGCATAGTTTTGACCTTGGCAGGGATATCAGCAGCCTGCAAACCGGCCCAATTGTAGTGGATGGGGTTATGTATTTTACTACCGATACAACAACCTATGCCATTAACGCTGCAACCGGAAAATTAAAATGGAAATCGGCCCGGCCCTTGAAAGAACAAAGCGAGCTGAGGGTAAACCGTGGCGTTGCATTTTATGAAAATAAATTATTCAGGGGTTCCGGCGATGCACACGTTTACGCATTGAATGCCGCTGATGGAAAGCAACGCTGGGATATTAAAGTGCCCGACGCTGCTCCGGGCATTACCACACCCATGGCGCCAATCGCATGGAACGGGATGGTTTTCATCGGGCATGCCGGTGGCGATAATTCAGGCATCACCGGTCATGTATATGCGCTGGATGTAAGCGACGGACATGTGATCTGGACATTCAATGCAGTACCGGAAACCGGGCCGGCACGGGCAAGCTGGCCTGCAGCGGCTAAGGGCATCCCTATATCCGGCGGCGCTTTCTGGACCAGCTTTTCATTGGATACGGAAAACGGAGTGCTCTATGTCCCTTCCGGGAACCCGGCGCCTGATTTTGATGTGAAAGTGCGGGAAGGAGATAATTTATATAGCAATTGCGTTATTGCATTGGATACTAAAACAGGAAAGCTGCTGGGCTATGTGCAACTGGTGCGAAAAGACCTGCATGACTGGGATGTGTCTACCGCTCCGGTATTGATCACAACAAAATCCGGAAGGAAGATCATTGCTTCAGCCAATAAAGATGGGTTGCTTTCCGTCATTGACAGAGCCGGCGTAAAGAATGAACCAGGCGCCGGGCAAAATATCGAAGATGCCCTCCTGTATATGTATGCCGTTCCAACCACCACCCGCGTAAATACCGATATCGAATTATCAAGAGAGCAATATACCTATTTTAAACCCGGCGTATTGGGAGGGTCTGAATGGAACGGTGCTGCTTACTCCCCCGAGCTCGACTGTATTTATGTAGGCGCTGTTGATTGGGGAGTTAAGGGAATAATGCCCCCTTTGGATTCAGCAAGAATGGCGCCTCAACCAGGAGGTATCTGGCTGGGAGGAAGATATATTTTTGATCCCCCCTCAGAAGCAAAAGGCTGGCTTACCGCTTTTAATGCCAAAGATGGAACGGTGAAATGGAAATTCAAAGCGCCTGCCCCTGTACTGGCAGGCGTAACTCCTACCGCCGGCGGCCTTGTATTCAGTGCTGCACAAAATGGAGATTTCTATGCTTTCGACGCCCAAAACGGGAAGATGCTCTGGAAAACTTCAACCGGTCTGCCCACCGGCGGCGGCATTATCTCTTATGCCGTGAATGGAAAACAGTACATCGCCATTGCAAACGGAATGAAGTCGCCGGTATGGCCTGGCGCACCTAAAAAAAGCCGTATCCTGATCTATGGACTTTAATAAACCAATATTCATAACGCATTATTAAGATTACAAATCATGAAAAAAGTATTATTTCTTCTGACCACCCTCCTTTCATCGAATCTTTTATTTTCTCAAACCACTACATGGAAAGATGATCCCTGGCATTCCAAACTAACCTTCACCGTTACACACCAGGGGTTTTCTTCTATTTTTGGGTTGTTTCAAAAATTTGACGTAACCATCAGCGCATCAAAACCTGATTTCAGCGATGCCGTTTTTACACTTTCTGCTGATGTGGCATCTATAAATACTGAGGTGAAAATGAGGGATGACGATTTAAGGAGCCCCCATTTTTTTGATGCGATCAAATATCCTGCTATGACCTTCAAATCAACTTCGATTATTAATACAACAGGTATGAAGGACAGGTTTAAGATTACTGGCAACCTGACTCTGCATGGTGTTACTAAAACCGTTACAATGGAGCTGTGGTACAGGGGAACGCATGAAGATCCTATGTCTAAAAAAACAAAGGCGGGATTCCAGCTCACAGGAGTGATAAACCGAAGCGATTTCAATGTTGGTCCTGCTACTCCTTTTGACATCAGCAATGATGTAATGATAAAAGCGGACGGGGAATTCATCAAACAGTAATACTGTATCGTAGCAATTATGGGTTATATTTTATAAAAATTGCTCAATAATTCACCTCAAAAAATATGCAAACAATAATCGGTTCCGGCGGCACAATTGGCTATCCCTTAGCAAGAGAATTGAAAAAATACACGAATCAAATCAGGCTTGTAAGCCGGAACCCTAAAAAAGTAAATGACACAGACGAACTCTTTCCGCTCGATGTAAAGAACCTGGAAAAAATCAGCGATGCAATATCAGGAAGCGAGGTTGTATATGTAACCATCGGGTTTAATTACAACTTAAAAGTCTGGAAGGATACATGGCCCCCTTTTTTGCAGGCTGTTATCAATGCCTGCAAAACCCATAATGCCAGGCTGGTATTCTTTGATAATGTATACATGTATGCAAAATCAGCGATCCCCTATATGACAGAAGACGCTCCATTGGATCCTCCGAGCAAAAAAGGAATGGTAAGGAAACAGCTACATGAAATGATTATGAGCGAAGTTGAAAAAGGCCATCTTACAGCCCTTATTGCAAGGTCTGCAGATTTTTATGGTCCTGACACTAATAAAAGCGTGCTGGCAGAAACGGCTGTTAAAAACCTGCTTAAAGGGAAGAAAGCACTGGCGTTTGGAAATATAAACAAAATCCACACGTATACTTTTACACCAGATGCCGGCAAGGCAACAGCATTGCTTGGAAACACGCCCGATGCTTACAACCAGGTATGGCATGTTCCTACTACAAAAGAAAAACTGACCACAAAGCAATGGATTGAGCTGATCGCAAATAACCTGGGTGTACCGCCAAGGATTCAAAAGGTTCCAACGTGGATGCTGTTCATTATGGGAGTATTCATTCCTGAGTTGAAAGAATTTCCGGAAATGATGTATCAAAATGAATCGGACTACATTTTTGACAGCAGCAAGTTTGAAAAGAAGTTTGGCATTGTAGCTACTCCACCCGAAGAGGGGGTGAAAATAATGGTCGATTATTTAGTAAAAACAAAATAATATTATTGCAATGACGCCATCCGATATACCCGCTGTTGGCACCAATTACCGTGGAACAGACAAACTTATTACAGGGATTGTATTGGCTGTCATCACTTTCTGGCTTTTTGCTCAAACAACTTTAAACATTGCGCCGGCAATGAGTGCAGATCTGAAAATCAGCCAGAACCTGAACAATATTGCAGTTAGTATTACCGCTTTGTTTTCCGGAATTTTCATCGTAATTGCCGGAGGATTGGCTGACCGGATAGGAAGGATGAAGATGACTTACATAGGTCTGGGATTGAGTATTACGGGGTCATTTCTGATCGTTATTTCTCCATCCGGCACAGCTGTTTTTTTACTGGCCGGACGTATTTTGCAGGGACTTTCAGCAGCTTGCATTATGCCCTCAACCCTGGCATTGATGCAGGCTTATTTCGATGGCAAAGAGCGGCAGCGAGCCCTTAGTTTTTGGTCTATCGGTTCCTGGGGCGGATCGGGGCTTAGCTCATTATTCGGTGGGTTGATCGCTTCTACCGTTGGTTGGCGCTGGATTTTCATCTTATCCATCATTGTGGCTATTGTAAGTTATTTATTGTTGCGAGGTACCCCGGAAAGCAAGGTACAGCAGACCCAGGATAAGAGAACCTTTGACTGGACAGGCCTCATTGCTTTTGTTATAGCCATGGTAGCATTAAACATTGTTATTGGACAGGGCGCTGGTCTTGGATGGTTAAGCCCTGCTGTATTAACGGGAACTGCCATCTTCATTGTTGCTGCCATTGCTTTTTTCAGGATTGAAACCAGGGGCAAAAACAGCTTTATCGACCTGGCACTCTTTAATAACAAAACATTTTCGGGGGCTACACTATCTAACTTTCTGCTCAACGGAGCGGCCGGGACACAGCTTGTTTCATTAGCGCTGGTACAAGAAGAAGCTGGCCTGTCATCTCTTCAATCCGGGCTAATGACTGCCGGATATTTAGTAGCCATACTCAGCACCATTCGGGTGGGAGAAAAATTACTTCAAAAAATGGGGCCAAGAAAGCCAATGTTACTTGGCTGTTTCATAACCGGTATAGGTATTTTACTGACCTGCTTTACTTTTCTGTTGGCGAAAGAGTATATTATTGTTGCGTTCATTGGGTTCACACTGTTCGGGATTGGACTCGGCTTTTATGCCACTCCCTCTACTGATGCAGCAGTGAGTAATGTTCCTGGTAATAAAGCCGGGTCGGCTTCAGGTATCTATAAAATGGCGTCATCACTGGGGGCAGCTTTTGGTGTTGCCATTTCTGCCGCCATCTTTTACGGAATTAGCAAGACAAATGGTACTGCGCCGATGGCAGATATTTTCCTGGGAAGGACTGATAATATATATGTACGATATGCGGCTGCTGTGGGACTGCTGTTCAACGTTTTTATGGTTGTTGTAGCCATTATCGCCATTTTGATTACAGTCCCGAAGTCCCCAATAAAAACAATGATTAAATAAACACCGTTTAAACACAAAGAACTATGGAAATTGCTCAAATAAAATCCTTTAATGATAAAATGGATAGCTTCATTGATCAACTGCTCCCGGAACTGGAAGAAATATATAAAGATATCCATCGAAATCCGGAATTATCCATGCAGGAGTTCCGGACAGCTAAAATCGCTGCGGACTATTTAACCAAATATCAATTCGAAGTTTCAACGGGCATAGGGATAACCGGTGTGGTAGGTCTTATGAAGAATGGAGACGG
Coding sequences within it:
- a CDS encoding AraC family transcriptional regulator, translated to MLSLVTMNQPFSIFQLTESDIDLSTIDSNKNYPHNHDYEELIIGVEGDVEHFIDYKKVSLKSPFVSFVASGKMHAVQPRLVNGKCNIWALKFQSDFIPQTTFRLYSYYHDHANFQISMAVTAKHIFALLEMIVDETRHEKSNFTVIRHLLAALFAIIESEKKNIEQEKGIVTKENETFKQFLILLESHYHEHVGVKFYADKLFMSARNLNNICHNILQRSVIEIIELRKLIEAKNLLINTEKSISEIGLEVGYNENTYFTNVFKKKSGQTPSEFRAEMKRLIS
- a CDS encoding MFS transporter; the protein is MTPSDIPAVGTNYRGTDKLITGIVLAVITFWLFAQTTLNIAPAMSADLKISQNLNNIAVSITALFSGIFIVIAGGLADRIGRMKMTYIGLGLSITGSFLIVISPSGTAVFLLAGRILQGLSAACIMPSTLALMQAYFDGKERQRALSFWSIGSWGGSGLSSLFGGLIASTVGWRWIFILSIIVAIVSYLLLRGTPESKVQQTQDKRTFDWTGLIAFVIAMVALNIVIGQGAGLGWLSPAVLTGTAIFIVAAIAFFRIETRGKNSFIDLALFNNKTFSGATLSNFLLNGAAGTQLVSLALVQEEAGLSSLQSGLMTAGYLVAILSTIRVGEKLLQKMGPRKPMLLGCFITGIGILLTCFTFLLAKEYIIVAFIGFTLFGIGLGFYATPSTDAAVSNVPGNKAGSASGIYKMASSLGAAFGVAISAAIFYGISKTNGTAPMADIFLGRTDNIYVRYAAAVGLLFNVFMVVVAIIAILITVPKSPIKTMIK
- a CDS encoding YceI family protein, which codes for MKKVLFLLTTLLSSNLLFSQTTTWKDDPWHSKLTFTVTHQGFSSIFGLFQKFDVTISASKPDFSDAVFTLSADVASINTEVKMRDDDLRSPHFFDAIKYPAMTFKSTSIINTTGMKDRFKITGNLTLHGVTKTVTMELWYRGTHEDPMSKKTKAGFQLTGVINRSDFNVGPATPFDISNDVMIKADGEFIKQ
- a CDS encoding ester cyclase — encoded protein: MRTIPSIKTIILLSTVVLTGILAGCSNMNGNSKEMQAKIDSMQNILKTMSSDTLESHLTKFDTLDYVVFTGQQWARFHETHSNDIIVNWPDGHHTNGLAKHIEDMITMFVYAPDTRIKVHPIRFGNATGEWTCVTGVMEGTFTKPMPLGNGKFIQPTGKSFKIPMCTVGHWKNGLMIEESLFWDNQTYMNQMGLGK
- a CDS encoding NAD-dependent epimerase/dehydratase family protein, which gives rise to MQTIIGSGGTIGYPLARELKKYTNQIRLVSRNPKKVNDTDELFPLDVKNLEKISDAISGSEVVYVTIGFNYNLKVWKDTWPPFLQAVINACKTHNARLVFFDNVYMYAKSAIPYMTEDAPLDPPSKKGMVRKQLHEMIMSEVEKGHLTALIARSADFYGPDTNKSVLAETAVKNLLKGKKALAFGNINKIHTYTFTPDAGKATALLGNTPDAYNQVWHVPTTKEKLTTKQWIELIANNLGVPPRIQKVPTWMLFIMGVFIPELKEFPEMMYQNESDYIFDSSKFEKKFGIVATPPEEGVKIMVDYLVKTK
- a CDS encoding PQQ-binding-like beta-propeller repeat protein — its product is MKSINVFNVKVGLAFFLFVELVPGTIFSQNQDSPENWPAYNRTYNGERYSPLKQITTANVKQLRLLHSFDLGRDISSLQTGPIVVDGVMYFTTDTTTYAINAATGKLKWKSARPLKEQSELRVNRGVAFYENKLFRGSGDAHVYALNAADGKQRWDIKVPDAAPGITTPMAPIAWNGMVFIGHAGGDNSGITGHVYALDVSDGHVIWTFNAVPETGPARASWPAAAKGIPISGGAFWTSFSLDTENGVLYVPSGNPAPDFDVKVREGDNLYSNCVIALDTKTGKLLGYVQLVRKDLHDWDVSTAPVLITTKSGRKIIASANKDGLLSVIDRAGVKNEPGAGQNIEDALLYMYAVPTTTRVNTDIELSREQYTYFKPGVLGGSEWNGAAYSPELDCIYVGAVDWGVKGIMPPLDSARMAPQPGGIWLGGRYIFDPPSEAKGWLTAFNAKDGTVKWKFKAPAPVLAGVTPTAGGLVFSAAQNGDFYAFDAQNGKMLWKTSTGLPTGGGIISYAVNGKQYIAIANGMKSPVWPGAPKKSRILIYGL
- a CDS encoding SDR family NAD(P)-dependent oxidoreductase, with the translated sequence MKSLASKIALITGAGSGIGKAIALLYAAEGAKIVVSDIAEAGGQETVAAIKTRGGQAIFVKADTSKAGDSKHIVDEAVKTFGALHIAVNNAGIGGPLAPVGEYPIDGWDKVIAINLSGVFYGLRYQIPAILASGGGSIVNMASILGKVGTRGSAAYVAAKHGVVGLTESAALEYADQRIRINAIGPGYITTPLLTNSLTKTQMDALVGLHPMGRLGTSEEVAELALWLNSDKASFVTGSYYNIDGGYLAQ